Within Metabacillus sp. KUDC1714, the genomic segment TAACGAATGTTTTTCTTGAAAATAGGATTATAAAATCATGTACTTACTACACCCTTCCACTTTTTAATAACTCTATACTAAACAATAAGCCAAACAAAAGTCAAGATAATAATATTGTTAGTCTACCTATTATCATTTCTGAAATGAACCATAACGTTCGAAAATAGTAATGATTATTTAAGGCTCTTTTTTAAGCGATTGTTGCTTTTAAAACGAAAAACTAGTTTTACCTATTCGGATTCATGTGAACCTCTTCATACGGCTGAACAACTACAAAGCCATCCCCCTCAAATTTCATTTGTATCGATTCACCGCTCCCACGTCCAAAAAATGTTTTTAACGTAATATCTGTTTGAAATTCTGGTTGTAAATTTCCTGACCAGGCCACCGTCGCATTCGGATCAGTGATAACAGGTCTTCCTGGTGTTACCTTTAATGTGAGTGGCTCATAATGAGAGGTAATAGCGACCATCCCTGTTCCCTCACACCGAACATTGAACAAGCCTCCAGCCATCATACCTGCAATACGTTTCATAAGTTTAATATCCCATTGTATGCTTTGTTCAAATGCGAGTAGATCATTACCATTCACAAAGATTACATCATTTTGCAATTGAAGAATAATCACCTTTTTCCCTTCATCTGCAAGATATAACTTTCCTTGACCAGTTGCCTTCATTAAAGAAGTACCTTCACCAGTTAGTGCCTTTTTAAATGATTTTCCTAGTCCATGCTCTAAAATACCTTCGCGTTCAAATTTAATTCTTCCGTTATATGCGATCATTG encodes:
- a CDS encoding AIM24 family protein, which translates into the protein MTRYSIDEFIKQTEQEDKGEGLFELESPRILEVNLESQVWAKAGSMIAYNGRIKFEREGILEHGLGKSFKKALTGEGTSLMKATGQGKLYLADEGKKVIILQLQNDVIFVNGNDLLAFEQSIQWDIKLMKRIAGMMAGGLFNVRCEGTGMVAITSHYEPLTLKVTPGRPVITDPNATVAWSGNLQPEFQTDITLKTFFGRGSGESIQMKFEGDGFVVVQPYEEVHMNPNR